The Streptomyces sp. NBC_00286 nucleotide sequence CCGGCCGGGCGGCGCCGTCGTGTGGGCCCAGCCGGCCAGCAGCGCGTCGCAGGGGCTGGCCAGATTGCGATGGCTCAGAGCGCAGCCTCGGGGGTGCCCCGTCGTGCCGGACGTGTACGCGATGACCGCGGTCGATCCGGGGACCACCATCCGGCGCATCGAGTCGACGGCCTCGCGCGGCACCGACCGGCCCAGTTCCACGAGCTGGGCGAGGGAACCGGCGTCCAACTGCCAGACGTGGCGCAACTGCGGCAGCTCGGCGCACGCCGAGCCGACCGTCATCAAGCCCTGCTCGTCCTCGACGATCACACCGGCACAGTTTGCGTCGCGCAGGATCCACGCGACCTGGTCGTGCGAGGAAGTCGGGTAGATCGGGACGATCTCGGCTCCCACCGCCCACAGTGCGTAGCTGAGCACGGTCCACTCGTAGCGCGTACGGGCCATGATGGCCACGCGGTGTCCCGGATACAGCCCCGACGCGATGAACCCCCTGGCAAGATCGACCACTTCATCCCGCAACTCGACCGCGGTCACCGGCGACCAGGTGGGGGGAGAGGATTCGGAACGGCGCGCGACCTGCGGCAGCAACGGTATGCGCTCCGCCGTGTCGAAGAGACTGTCGGCCAGTCCTCCCTGCATCAAGGGCTGAGCCGTTGACGGAACTTCGGACACATGCATGCGCCGCTCCAGCATTCTTCTCGCAGCGCCCTCGGGGATTGAGGCTTGGGGGGAACCGAGGGCTTCTGAAATCTAGTCCACGCCGACGACGGCCGTGTCCGGAACCGCCAAGTGACTTGATCTGACGTCTTATCAGGCCTGAAGGGGTGTTCCGTACGGAACGCCGGGCGGACGATACGCGCGGGGATGAGCAGTGCGGGGATGAGCAGTCTCGTACGGGACGGACGTAATCATGCGTATGCCGACGTTCATGGCGATCAGGCGCGCTGAACCGACCGCCGCCGCGCCCGGTCCCGGCGGCCCTGACGGCCCCGCCCCGGCATCCGCCGCGACCCCGCGGAGCCGTGTCGAGGTGCTGCGACGTCACCGGCGCTGGCTGCTACCACTCATCGTGGCCGTACTGCTGGCCCAGATGGCCGCCGCGATGATCACCACGGCCGTGCAGCAGACGCCGACCATCGACGAGCCCGTGTACGTGGGGACCGCCGAGGTCTACCTGGAACAGCGCGACCTGCGCTACAACACCGAACATCCGCCGCTCGGCAAGCTGATCATCGCGTCCGGACTGGCCTTCACCGATGTGCGCCTCGACCCCGGCTTCACCGGCGACCAGACCGCGCTGGGACGGCATGTGCTGTACGAAGCGGGCAACGATCCGTGGCGAGTGATGCTGTTCGCGCGACTCCCGGTGATCGCGCTGACCCTGCTGTTCGGCCTGGTCGTCTTCGCGTTCGCGCGCGATCTCGTCGGTGCGGTGGGCGGGGTGGCGGCACTCGCGCTGTACGCGTTCTCGCCCGACGTCATCGCGCACGGATCGCTGGCCACGCTCGACGTGCCCGCGGCCGGTTTCCTGCTGACCTCGGTGTGGCTGTTCTGGCGGGCGCGCGGCGCTCCGTTCCGCTACCTACCGCTGGCGGGCCTGGCTCTCGGCGCGGCGCTGGCGACCCGTATGAACACCCTGGCGGCGGTGCCGGTACTGCTGCTCCTGGCCGCCTGGTCGTTCTGGTCCGCCCGTCGCACACCCGGCCTCGACCCCGGCAGACGCGGGACGCTGCGGCTGATCGCGTACGGCGTCATGGCGGCGGCCGGTGTGGCGCTCGTCGCCGTCACAGTGGTGTGGGCCAGTTACCTGGTTGTCGACCCGCGGCCGCCCTGGACGACCCCCAGGAATGTGCCGGACATAGGCGGCAAGCGCGGCCTCGTCACCGACTGGCTGCCTGTGCCGGAGCCGTACCGGGACGGGATGCGCATCCAGTTCGGCATCGAGTACTCGACGCAGGGCGGCGGTTTCCTGTTCGGCCGGCGCTACTTCGGCTCGCTCTGGTACTACCTGCCGGCCGCGGTGCTGGTGAAGACACCGCTGGGCATGCTCGCGCTGTGGGCGGCGGGCGCCGTGGCCGTGTTGACGGCTCGCCGCCTGAGGCTCGCGGCGCCGTACCTGCTGCTGCTCCCGGCGGTGCTGATGGCCGTGCTCCTCGACGGGTCGCGCGGCTTCGGAGTCCGGTACGCCATCTTCCTGCCGATGTTCCTGGCCGTCGCCGCGGCCGGTGTACTCGTCCACCGCAGACGGTGGGTGTACGGGATGACGGCGGCGCTGGTCGTGTTCGTCGCGGTCAGTTCGCTGCGGACCTTTCCGTACTACCTGCCGTACTCCAATGAGGCGTTCGGCGGGACCGCGAAGACGCATCTGCATCTGCACGACTCGAACGTCGACTGGGGCCAGGACCTGGGACGGCTGGCCGACCACCTCCGGCGGCACTACGCGGACGAACGGGTTTGGCTCGCCTACAAGGGGAGCGGGGTGCCGTCGTACTACGGCATCGACGCCCGCGATCCCTTCAAGGCGAAGCCGGAGGATGTGCGAGGGCTGCTCGTCATCTCGAACTCGGCGGTTGCCAAGGCCGAGCCCGGGGGGCCGCTCGAGGCCTTGGCCGAATCCAGCAGGCCGATCGACCAGGTCGGCCACTCGATCACGATCTACCGCCGGGAGTGACGGGGGTACGGGGGGAGGGGGACGGCTGGGCGATCGCGGCGGGCTTGTTTCGCCCCCGCCGCCCCTACCCGTCCCATCCCAGGGCCAGCCCCGGACCCCGCTGGGGGCTGCGCCCACAGACCCCAGCGGGGCTGCGCCCCTGACCCCTCACGGGGCTCCGCCCCGGACCTCGGCCATGGGCTGTGCCCCTGGACCCGGTCGGGGACCCTTCGGGGCTTCGCCCCGGACCCCGTTCGGGGGCCAGCCCCCGGACCCCCGCTCCTCAAACTCCCCCAGCTACCGCTGGGGGTGCCCCAGAGGTGCCCCCAAGGGGCTGATTTTCAGCCCGTCCGGCGTTTGAGGACGAGGCCGTTCAGGCCGATGGGGTCCAGGGGCGGAGCCCCTGGTGGGGTAAGGGGCTCCGCCCCAGCGGGGTCGCAGGGGCGGAGCCCCTTGGTATGGGACGGGTAAGGGCGGCGGGGGCGAGGTCCCGCTGCCGGTGCTAGGCCGCGGAGGGCGTCGCCTGGGAGAGCTGCTGGATGACCTGGGTCAGGCCGGTGACCACCTCGGTGTCGTCGGAGGGGTGGGTCTCCGCGAAGCGGGTGACCGAGCCGGGGATGGACAGCTTGGCGTCCTCCAAGACCGAGGCGCCCGCGATACCCAGGGCCTTGCGGGCCTCATCCTGCGCCCACACGCCGCCGAACTGGCCGAAGGCGGTGCCGACCACGGCGACGGGCTTGCCGGAGAGCGCACCGGCGCCGTACGGACGGGACAGCCAGTCGATCGCGTTCTTCAGCACGGCGGGAATCGTGCCGTTGTACTCCGGCGAGAACAGCAGGAAGCCGTCGATCTGACCGGCCGCGGCACGCAGCCGGGCGGCGGCCTCGGGCACGCTGCCCTCGACGTCGATGTCCTCATTGTAGAACGGCACGTCGGCCAGGCCCTCGAAGAGCGTGATCTCGACGCCGGCGGGAGCGTGCTTGACGGCCGTCTCGGCGAGCTGGCGGTTGTGCGAACCAGCGCGGAGGCTGCCGACGAGCGCGAGGATGCGAACAGACATGGGGTGGAACTCCAGAAGAGAGAGGGCCGGAACAAGCGGACCGAGGTCCGTTGAATGTTGTATCACTTAACCGGACCGCGGTCCAGTTCTGTGCCAGGCTAACCGGACCGCGGTCCCCTTCTATTCCCGCGGCGGTAGGCTGAACGCATGACCGAGCCGCTCCCACTCCTTCCGACCCAGGCGGAACCACCCTCCGGACAGGTGGATCTCACCCTCACTCAGACCGAGGAGCAGCCCCGGCTGCGGGCCGACGCCGCACGCAACCGCACCCGCCTGCTGGAAGTGGCCGCCGAACTCGCCGCCGAGCGCGGGATCGGAAACGTGAGCATGGAGGCCGTCGCCACCGCCGCCAAGGTCGGCAAGGGAACCGTCTTCCGGCGGTTCGGCGACCGCGCCGGGCTCATGCTTGCCCTCCTGGACCACCACGAGCAGCAACTCCAGTCCGCCTTCCTCATGGGTCCGCCCCCGCTGGGTCCTGACGCGCCCGCCGCCGAGCGCCTGCGCGCCTTCGGCCCCGCCGTCCTCCGCCACGAACGCGCTCACCGCGACCTCTACGTGGCCGCCCACGCGGACCTGGCTCGCCATTACCTCAGCCCGGCGAACCACCTCAGGCTCGGCCATCTCGCGTTACTGCTACGGCAGTTGAAAGCCCCCGGCGACATCGAACTCATCGCGCACACACTGCTCGGCTACCTCTCCACCCTCCTCGCCGACCACCTGCTCACCGAGCGAGGGATGTCCATGGAGCGACTGGAGGCCGGCTGGTACGACCTCGTCGAGCGCCTGGGAGCGACCGAGTAGCGGACCCTGTACGAACGCCGCGCAGCGGCCACCGTAAGATTTCGGCCACGGGCGGCAACCTTTGTGCGGCTGGTGGCGACCGAGGGGTGCGGGACCAACTCGAAACTGCACTCCCTCGAAGGACAGCAACGACGTGGGTAAGAGAGCAGCCCATCGCGGGCCGCGGCGAAAGCAGTCGAAGCGCCGAAGAAACGCGCTGATCATCGCGCTGGCAGCGACCCTGACCTGCGGCGCGATCGTCGGCGGGGTACTCATGTCGGACTCCGAGTCCGGACCCGACGCGGTGTCCGACGTGGCTCCTACGCCCTCGGTATCGCCGTCGTCCGCGTCTTCTTCGGCTTCGGCGTCGCCCTCGGCATCCCCGTCCGCCTCTGCCTCGCCGTCGGCGTCGCGGAGCAAGGCCGCCGCCCCCAAGGCCTCGGCGACCCGACCCCGTACGCCCTCCCAGGGCGCCGCCCTCGGCGCGTGGCCGAATGCCCCGGCGGGTGAGTCGGTGTCCGCCACCATCGAGGTCTCGGGCAGTTACGACGGCGGTTTGAAGCGCTACTCCGGTTCGGGCGCACTGGGCGGCGGTGGCCAGGACGAGGACCAGGACGCCCTGTTCGAGCTGGCCGACGGCGCCGTGCTGAAGAACGTCATCCTGGGAGCCCCGGCCGCCGACGGCATTCACTGCCTGGGCAGTTGCACCCTGCAGAACGTGTGGTGGGAGGACGTCGGCGAGGACGCCGCCACCTTCAAGGGCACGTCGGCCTCGGCCACGTACACCATCGTCGGCGGCGGCGCGAGGTACGCCGACGACAAGGTCTTCCAGCACAACGGCGCCGGCACCGTGACGATCAAGAACTTCCAGGTCGAGGACTTCGGCAAGCTCTACCGGTCCTGCGGCAACTGCGACACCCAGTACGAGCGCCATGTCGTCGTCAGCAATGTGAAGGCGACCAACGGCGGCGAGTCGCTGGTCGGCGTCAACGCCAACTACGGCGACACCGCCGAGCTCTCCGGAATCACCATCGTCGGCGGGGAGATAGACATCTGCGAACGCTTCCAGGGCAACGAATCCGGCGACGAACCGACGAAACTCGGCAGCGGCGCCGACGGCACCCACTGCCGCTACAGCGCTTCGAGCATCAAGTACCAGTGATCAGAGGAGCGAGCGGCATCGCAGGGCGGTGTCATCCACCCTGGCTGCGATCGGCATCGGTGAGAACCGCGTGGATGACGCGTCGTGCGATGGTCGCCATGACC carries:
- a CDS encoding phospholipid carrier-dependent glycosyltransferase → MPTFMAIRRAEPTAAAPGPGGPDGPAPASAATPRSRVEVLRRHRRWLLPLIVAVLLAQMAAAMITTAVQQTPTIDEPVYVGTAEVYLEQRDLRYNTEHPPLGKLIIASGLAFTDVRLDPGFTGDQTALGRHVLYEAGNDPWRVMLFARLPVIALTLLFGLVVFAFARDLVGAVGGVAALALYAFSPDVIAHGSLATLDVPAAGFLLTSVWLFWRARGAPFRYLPLAGLALGAALATRMNTLAAVPVLLLLAAWSFWSARRTPGLDPGRRGTLRLIAYGVMAAAGVALVAVTVVWASYLVVDPRPPWTTPRNVPDIGGKRGLVTDWLPVPEPYRDGMRIQFGIEYSTQGGGFLFGRRYFGSLWYYLPAAVLVKTPLGMLALWAAGAVAVLTARRLRLAAPYLLLLPAVLMAVLLDGSRGFGVRYAIFLPMFLAVAAAGVLVHRRRWVYGMTAALVVFVAVSSLRTFPYYLPYSNEAFGGTAKTHLHLHDSNVDWGQDLGRLADHLRRHYADERVWLAYKGSGVPSYYGIDARDPFKAKPEDVRGLLVISNSAVAKAEPGGPLEALAESSRPIDQVGHSITIYRRE
- a CDS encoding NAD(P)H-dependent oxidoreductase, yielding MSVRILALVGSLRAGSHNRQLAETAVKHAPAGVEITLFEGLADVPFYNEDIDVEGSVPEAAARLRAAAGQIDGFLLFSPEYNGTIPAVLKNAIDWLSRPYGAGALSGKPVAVVGTAFGQFGGVWAQDEARKALGIAGASVLEDAKLSIPGSVTRFAETHPSDDTEVVTGLTQVIQQLSQATPSAA
- a CDS encoding TetR/AcrR family transcriptional regulator, whose amino-acid sequence is MTEPLPLLPTQAEPPSGQVDLTLTQTEEQPRLRADAARNRTRLLEVAAELAAERGIGNVSMEAVATAAKVGKGTVFRRFGDRAGLMLALLDHHEQQLQSAFLMGPPPLGPDAPAAERLRAFGPAVLRHERAHRDLYVAAHADLARHYLSPANHLRLGHLALLLRQLKAPGDIELIAHTLLGYLSTLLADHLLTERGMSMERLEAGWYDLVERLGATE
- a CDS encoding pectate lyase, which encodes MGKRAAHRGPRRKQSKRRRNALIIALAATLTCGAIVGGVLMSDSESGPDAVSDVAPTPSVSPSSASSSASASPSASPSASASPSASRSKAAAPKASATRPRTPSQGAALGAWPNAPAGESVSATIEVSGSYDGGLKRYSGSGALGGGGQDEDQDALFELADGAVLKNVILGAPAADGIHCLGSCTLQNVWWEDVGEDAATFKGTSASATYTIVGGGARYADDKVFQHNGAGTVTIKNFQVEDFGKLYRSCGNCDTQYERHVVVSNVKATNGGESLVGVNANYGDTAELSGITIVGGEIDICERFQGNESGDEPTKLGSGADGTHCRYSASSIKYQ